The sequence below is a genomic window from Methanoculleus sp. 7T.
TCATCGGCCGCGCCATCCCCGACGTGCGAGACGGCTTAAAGCCGGTCCACCGCCGCACTCTCTATGCCATGCGGGAGCTCGGCAATACAAGCGACAAGCCCTACAAGAAGAGCGCCCGTATTGTCGGAGACGTAATGGGTAAGTACCATCCCCACGGCGATTCGGCCATCTACGACACGCTGGTGAAGATGGCGCAACCGTTCTCCTACCGCTATACGCTGGTGGACGGCCAGGGGAACTTCGGTTCGATCGACGGGGACTCCGCCGCCGCCATGCGGTACACCGAGGCACGGCTCACGAAGATCTCTGAGGAACTCCTGGCCGATATCGACAAGGAGACCGTCGACTTCGTCCCCAACTTCGATGAGTCGCTCAAGGAGCCCGACGTCCTCCCGGCAAAGGTCCCGAACCTCCTCGTCAACGGATCGAGCGGGATTGCTGTGGGCATGGCGACGAACATGCCGCCCCACAACCTCCGCGAGGTCTGCGAGGCGACGTGCCGCGTCATCGACGATGCGGGCGTATCCACGGAGGAGCTGATGCGGATCATGCCCGGTCCGGACTTCCCGACGGGTGGAGTCATCATGGGCACCGAAGGGATCCGTGACGCTTACCTGACCGGGCGCGGAAAGTGTGTGGTCCGTGGGATCGCGGAGATCGAAGAGGAGGGCCGGACCCCGCAGATCATCATCACCGAGATTCCCTTCCAGGTGAACAAGGCGCGCCTGATCGAGCATATCGCAAGCCTCGTCCGCGACAAGAGGGTTGAGGGGATAAGCGACATCCGCGATGAGTCGGACCGGGACGGCATGCGGGTTGTGATCGACCTGAAGAAGGGGACCGCGCCTCAGGTGGTGTTAAACTACCTCTACAAGCATACGGCGCTCGAGTCCACCTTCGGCATCATCAACCTCGCCATCGTCGACCGCCAGCCCCACACCTTAAACCTCAAGGAACTCATCCACGAGTTCCTCAAGCACCGGGTAGAGGTGGTCCGGCGGAGGAGCGAGTTCGATCTCGCAAAGACCGAAGAGCGGATGCATATCCTCCGCGGCCTCCTTGTTGCACTTGAGAACATCGACGCCGTCGTCGCCACCATCCGGGCGTCCGGGACGACGGAGGAGGCACAGAAGGCGCTGGTGGCGAAGTTTGCGCTGGACGATGTGCAGGCGGATGCCATCTTGAAGATGCAGCTTCGGAGGCTTGCGGCGCTTGAGCAGCAGAAGATTCTGGATGAGCGCGACGCCCTTGCGAAGGAGAGCGAGCGGCTCACCGCGATCCTCGCAAGCGATGCGAGCATCCTTGCCGAGATCAGGAAGGAACTCGTCGATATCAGCGCCCGCTACGGTGATGAGCGGAGGACGCAGATCGGGCGTGCGGCCGAGGCCATCGAGATGGAGGACCTCATCGAGGATAAGCCGATGCTGGTCTCGCTCACCTCTTCAAACTACATAAAAAGGATCGACCTTGATACCTACCGGAATCAGCGGCGCGGAGGGCGCGGTATCATCGGCATGGCCACAAAGGACGACGACGGTGTCGAGAACGTCTTCGTCGCAAACATGCACGACTGCCTCCTCTGCTTCACCGACAAAGGAAGGGTCTACTGGCTGAAGGTCTACGACCTCCCCGAGGGGCAGCGGACGAGCAAGGGTAAGGCTGTCGTCAACCTCTTAAACCTCGACGGGGAGGAACGGGTGACCGCGGTTATCCCGGTCCGTGAGTTCAGCTCGGACCACTTCCTCTTCTTTGCGACGAGGGGAGGAACGGTTGCGAAGATGGCGCTCGAGGAGTTCTCGCGGCCCCGGCAGACCGGGATCAATGCCATCAACCTCCGCGACGGCGACGAACTGGTGGACGTGAAGGCGACCGATGGGGATCAGGAACTGATCCTGACGACAAAGTTCGGGCAGAGCCTCAGGTTCCACGAGGAGGCCGTCCGCCCGGTCCGCAGGAACGCGATGGGGGTGCGGGGGATCAGGCTCCGCCACGGTGATACCCTGCAGGCAATATCTGTGGTCGAGAAGGACCACCTCCTCACCATAACCGAGCAGGGCTTCGGCAAGCGGACGGAGTTCGACGAGTTCCGCGGCCACGGCAGGGGCACGATGGGCGTCCGGAACATCGTCGTCGACGTCCGGGGCGGCGGCGTCGTCGGGTCGATGGCGGTCTCGGACGACGATGAGATCATCGTGATGAGCGCATCAGGCATTGTGATCCGGACGAAAGTTTCCGAGATCTCGATCCAGAAGCGGGGCACCCGGGGTGTCAGGATCATGAAACTCGATGACGGCGACCGCGTCATCGGGTTTACTATTCTCGATTCCGGGGATGACGAGGAAGAGGAGGAGTAAGACCTCCTCTTTCGCGCTCACGCTTCTCTAGGGCCTCGCCCCGAACATTCCTTCTAACGTTTCCTCTCCGCACGACTCGGTTCTCTGCCAAATTGATGGTTCTGACGCATCCCCAAGGCTAACGATCACGGGGTGCGGCGAGAGGCCTGAACCAATGAAAACGGTCTTCCCCTAGGCTCACCCTCTGTAGCGGACCGTGGTGGTCTGGCACCTTCGGTGCTCGAGCGCCCGGCGTGCCGCCGGTCGTTTATTGCATCTGGGAATTGGGGTGGGGGGAGCCGGGAGACAGGGCTGCACGGTGATCCGCCTGCGGCCACTGAACCTAGGTTTAAAGGCGGCATCCCGGCCGTGGCCGATCCCCGCATGCAGACTGCTTGCGTTCTCCCCGGCTGAAATTTGCGGTGTCTCCTCCAAAGAGGATTAGTACGTCGGTTTTCTGAAATACCTGAGCGCATCGGGCCTGTGCCGCTCAAGTTCCCTGAAGAAGTACTCCGCAAGCTCGGGGTCGGAGTCGTAGATCGCCTGCTGAAGGGTGCGCATCAACCACCCCCGGATCTCTTGGCCCTGATCAGCCGTATTCATCACAACGACGATCGCCTCGTCCACATCCTTTCTATCACTCCAACGATAAGGCATACATTACCATCTCCGGCGAGGAGATACCTGCCCCACCTATAAAGCGTTTGCGGGCCGCCGCACAGGCAGCCCCTCCGTATGCAGAAGCATCTCTCGAGCGTGCCGCAGGGCGCCGTCGAGCACGTCGCTAAATCCGCGCGCGGCTGAACCCCCGAACGGGAAGTTTATACAGGCGAAAGGAACAACCACGGTGAGTGAATGAGGTGTCCATACGATGTTTCAGACGACGATTGAGGTAGAGACGCACGGAGAGGGGGAGATCGTCAACCTCACGCCCCGGGTAGAACAGGCGGTCGCCGAGAGCGGCGTGCGGGAGGGGCTTGCAAACGTCTTCGTTTCAGGATCGACCGCCGCCGTCACCACCATCGAGTATGAGCCCGGCGTGCTCTCCGACCTCCGCCGGGCGCTCTCGGTCGTCGCCCCGGCCGATGTCCCCTACGAGCATGATGCGGCATGGGGCGACGGCAACGGACGGTCCCATGTCAGGGCGGCGATAATCGGCCCGTCGCTCACCGTCCCGGTGATCGGGGGCAGGCTCGGGTGCGGCACCTGGCAACAGGTCGTCCTTCTCGAACTGGACGTGCGGCCGAGCCGCAGGAGGACGGTCTACGTGACTATCCAAGGTTAGGAGGGGATTTGCGATCCCGGCTGCCGTGCGGCCTACGATGAGCAGAATGAAACAGTGGCTGTCTCAACCCTGAATAATATCATTCTGCTCTGGTTTTCGCCGGAATCGTTCAAGAAGAATGAGCGGTTTAATCGAGAGGTACAGTTTCGAGTTGCGATACCAGTTCCCAGATGCGAGTCCGTGCGTGGACCGGCATGTTCGGGTCGTTGCTGATCTCGTCGATCATGGAGATTGCGGTTGCGGCGCGGAGACCGATACTCCGGGATTCATCCTGAAGAACTGTTTTCGTCTCGTCTGCGACGCGGCGGATATTGCGCGGGATGGTGGAATCCTCGCTGATATTCTGCAGCATCTGGATGCAGATTCGTATTGTTTCGTCTGGACTTGCCATTAGAATTACCCCTCTATTATTAATGGCATCCAGACATATATAAGTTGATTAAGGGAGTTCGACGAAATGACGGCTGATAAGGCTGACGAAGTCATGGCTGAGTATCTCCTGAAGGGAGGAAAGATGCTCGCCAAATCCTGTAAGGTCTGCGGGTACCCTCTGTTTGAGTATAAAGGAGAGACACAGTGCGTGATCTGCCCGCTGGAAGCGTCGGAAGAGTCTTTTCCCAAACCGGAGGCACCGGAACCTGTCCAGACTCCTCAGTTGCCCCCCGAGCCTGCGACTGCACAATCTCCTGCACCGGTAATAACCGCAGCCGTTCCCGGACCGCAAGGCCGGGTTGCCGCGGAACTCGAGCGGACGATCCTCCATCTCTGCGAGCGCATCAGGAGTGAGCCCCGGGCCGACGAATGCCTGACCCTGATGATGGCGGTAGAGAAGGGCGCCGAAGCGCTCGTCAGACTTGGTCAACGGTAAGGCCTGCGGGCGAGATCCCATATGCCCTGCGCGGTCTTCTCGCCGATCCCGCGCACCGACGCCAGTTCCTCCGGGTCGGCGTCGATGATCGCCTTGAGCGACCCGAAGTGCTCAAGGAGGAGCCGTGCACTCCGGAGGCCGATATTCGGGAACGCGGCAAGCGCATACTCCTGTTCTTCGCGGGCCGACCGGTAGGACTTCTTCGGATGCACTTTCCGCTCTCCCCGCTCGCTCCCCTCCCGCTGTGCGAGGACGTAGAGCATCTCGGCGGTATCGTCCGCATCTCGTGTGAATAGCAGCGTAACCCCCATATCGACCGTGATGGCGGCAAGCGTGCCCCGAACGGCGTTCGGGTGGATGTTTCGCACCGTGTAGAGGTCTTCTCCCTCGATGATCAGGATCGGCCTCGGCACAACTTCCGCCATGGCCTTGATCTGCCCGAAGAGATCCCGCTCCACGAGGGTGTCCATAAAGTCCTGCGAGGTCTTCCGCTCCACGAGGATACGGTCTCCTATGGCGTAATCGCCGAACTCCAGACGCTCGATCGTGATCGCCGCCCCAAGTTCGTGCAGGCGCACGGCGACCCGTGACGACGTCTCCCGGTCATCGACGGTGATCGCCGGCCCCTGGGATGCGAACTCCTCGAAGTTCATCTGTTTGGTGGCGGCCGGGATGGACGGGGCGGGTGCGGGATCGGGCGCGGCGCTCATCTTCTTGATCCCCATCACCATCGCCCGCTCCCGGGTCTGGCTCACGTACCGGAACGCCTCATCGGATGTGCCTTTCGTTACCAAGACGACGATCGTGCCGCTGCCGCTCCTCCCGGTTCTCCCCTTCCGCTGAATGCTCCTGATCTCCGAAGGAACGGCCTCGTAAAAGATCACCATATCCGTCGAGGGGACATCGAGCCCTTCCTCGCCCACCGAGGTCGCGATCAGACACTTGAATTCTCCCTCCCGGAACCGCGTGAGGATCTCGATCTGCTCTTTCTGCGTGAGCCCCCGCTCCGCATCCCTTGAGGCCTGCCCGACGAATCGTTCGCAGGCGATTCCGGTCGCCGAGATTGCATCGACAAGCGTCTGGACGGTGTCGCGGTAGGTCGCAAAGACGATGATCCGGCTGTCGGGATGCTCCGCAAGTTGTGTCCGCACCAGTTCGCAGACGATTGAAACCTTGGGGTGGAGTTCCTCCTTCCAGCGCCCGGACTCCTCGACGAGGTTCCGGTAGACGGGATCGCTGACGAGGCGCTTACTTGCCTTGCTCCCTGCGCTCGAGGCCCCTTCCGCACCGAGACGCGCCAAGTAGAGTTTAAGCGCCTCGCTCCCTTGCGTCTCGGTGAGCGAGATAGCATGGCGGAGTTTCATGCACTCGGCGTGCAGGGATGCCGCGATGAAAGCGGAGGGGTCGCGCGATCGTATCCGTTGCTGGATCTGGGCGTTTAAGCCGTTGAGCGCCTTTATGGTGAGCTTATCCGGTTTCGGGACCCGGAAGTTGAGTTTCGCGAGTTTGGTGAGGCGCGACTCCACGAGTCCCCGGAGAGCGACGAGCGCCGCCTGAAGTTCCTCGGGCAGGTAGATGTCGATATACTGGATGTCGCGCTCGTGGATGTAAGGGCGAACATCTTCGTCGGTCTCCACCCGTGTCTCGACCGCCTCGATGTGAAGGTTCTCGCAGACCTCCTGCACCTTTGCCTGATCGCCTCCGGGCGAGGCGGTCATCGCAAGCAGCAGGGGCTTGTTTGCCGTGGTGCAGTAGTGCTGGGCAAGGAAGACGTACGCGTAGTTCCCCACCGCCCGGTGGCACTCGTCCACGACCAGCAGCACGACGTCGGCGAGGCTGTATCTCCCTGCTAAGCAGTCGTTCTTGATCACCTGCGGGGTGGCAAAACAGATCCGGCAGGCCTCCCATGCGGCGGCCCGCTCGTCGGGAGGAGTATCCCCGGTGAACATCGCAAAATAGGATTCTTCCGGCTCGGAGCCGTCTTGGGAGAGCAGGAACTGTTTAAAAAAACGGAGATGCTGCTCAACAAGGGGTTTTGTGGGCGCGAGCATCAGCACCCTGCCCGGATGGGAGAGGAGGCGGGAAGCCGCGACAAGGAGCGCGACGGCCGTCTTCCCGAGGCCGGTCGGGAGGACGACCATTGTGTTCGCGTCAAGCGCCCGGAGCGTTATGGAGAGTTGGTATCGCCGCTCCTCGATGCTCTCCTGCCGGATCAGCGGGTGGGAGACGTAGTTCATGCTTTGAGTTCGCGGAACGTGGTGGTGCCGGTGATGAGTGCGGAGAGGATCTCCGGCAACCGCTCGATCGGCACCCGGACCTGCTCCATGCTGTCGCGATCCCTGACGGTAGCCGTGTTGTCTTCGAGCGTATCGTAGTCGATCGTGACGGCAAAGGGTGTCCCGACTTCGTCCTGCCTCCGGTAACGCCTGCCGATGGCACCGGAGTCGTCGTACTGGGCGAGGATGCGGCACTGGGTGAGTCTCTCCGTGATCGTCTGCGCGATGGTATCGAGGCCGTCCCGGTTCATCAGCGGGAAGACGGCGACCTGGACCGGTGCGACCGCCGGCGGGAGCCGAAGCACCTTTCTTATCTCGCCGTCGACCTCATCTTCCGCGTAACTGTGCTCCAGCGCGACGTAGATCATCCGATCGATGCCGTATGAGGGCTCGATGACATGCGGCATCACTTCTTCGCCGCGGATCTCCACTTCCTGCTCTTTGACCTGGTAGAGGTCTGCGGGGATGAAGATCTCTTCGCCGTCGACGGTGACGCGCGCGCCGTCCTCTCCCGGTTCCGAAGCGGCTAGGGCGTCTGCGATTGCCTTCGCCTTACCGCGGAACTTGGGGCCGAGCACGCCCATGTCTGCTACGATCCGCCGTTTCATGACCCGTTTCGGCTCGTCGTACGGCATGAAGACCGTCATCGAGGTCCCGGAGTGTCCGGCATGCGAGCGCAGGTCGTAGTTGGTGCGGTCGGCTATGCCGACGACCTCAACCCACCCGAAGCGGCCGGAGTAGACCTCGGCGTCCCAGCAGTCGGCCGCGTAATGCGCCCGCTCTTCGGTCAGGTGCTGGCGGAATCGGAGTCTTGCCGGGTCTACGCCGATGGCGGTCAGCAGTTTGTGCGTGAGCGCGATATAGTAGGCGACGTACTCGTTTGCGATCAGGCCCTTGTCCACCGCGGCGCGCATCGTCATCGCGGCAGGCTCCTGGTTCTCGAGCTGCCGTGCGATGGTGAGGAGGGGCGCTTCGTGGTCTGCGTAGCGTTGGAAGGCAGGGTGTTTCTTCTCATCGGGGTGGACGAAGATCTCGGCCTCTGCTTGAGAGAACTCCCGCAGCCGGATCATTCCCTGACGAGGAGAGATCTCGTTTCGGTACGACTTCCCGATCTGGACGGCGCCGAAGGGGAGTTTGTCCCGGTAGAAGCGCAGGAGCCGGGGGAAGTCGGTGAAGATGCCCTGGGCGGTCTCTGGGCGCAGGTAACCCTTCCGCTGCGACCCGGGGCCGATGGTGGTCTCGAACATCAGATTGAACGCAAAGACGCCGGCCTCGCCCAGGGGCTCCTTGCATGCGGGGCAGGGGAGCTCGTAGAGTGCAGCCTGGAGCGCCTCGGACGAGAGCGTGCCCGCATTCTCAATGCCGTTCTCTGTTGCGATATGATCTGCGCGGAGGTATTCGCCGCAGTGCGGGCACTGCACCATCTTATCGGCAAACTCTTTCACATGACCGGATGCGACGAAGATTGCTTCGTTTCCGACGGTGGGGCATTCGATCTCGTAGTAGCCTTCCTGGAAGACGTAGAACGATCGCCAGAGGTTCTCGATGTTCCGCTTCATCATCGCTCCGAGCGGGCCGTAATCGATGAAACCGGCGATCGACCCGTATATCTCGGATGAGGGCCAGACAAAACCACGTCTTCTGGCTACTTCCATGACTTTTTCGTAGATATCGCTCGTCTCGGCCATAGTCCTGCAGTATACTTGAGCGCCGATGCTAATAAAGAATGGTTCCCCTCTCGCGGGAGATCACAAATCTTCGAAAATAGGCTGTTTAAAGAGCTCTTTTTTCCGGGGCCGGCAATATTTCGGAAGAAATGGTTACATCCTTGAAAATGATCTTTCAGTTCCGACATTTTATATGGTAAGTTTTAAATGCTAGCAGTTGTAATGTAGGGAACGTTACGCCCCGGCTTGGGGGATAATTTATATATCTGCGAGGACATCCATGATGACCTCGCAAGCCAGATGGTGGAATTAAGGATAGAGAGACACGGACATGCCAGAAGATACCCGCAAGCAGCAGCTCCTTGAGCTGTTCACGACTATCACGAACAAGAAGACGATCGTTGAGCCGATGAGGAAGGTTCACGGTACGCTCCGGGATCGCGACGCTGTTGAGCGCGAGATCGCCCTGATCATGCGGGAGATCCTCGATCAGGGGTACTTCAAGACCAAACTCGCCCCACGGCAGCTCGCAAAGCTCGTGGTTGCGTACTATGACGGCAAAAACGATACAGAGATTGCGAGGGCGCTCGGCGATGAGAAGCTGAGCAAGACCGTGGCACGTGCCCGGGTCCGCCTCAAACTCTTCAGGGAACTCGATTTCAAGATGCCGTTCGATCGGGAGACGATGACGGATCTTCTTGATTCCGGGAAGACCATGAAGGAGATCAGCGAGGAACTTGACGTGAGCCCCTCCACGCTTCGTGAGTACCGCCATGTGATCGAACAGCAGAGAGACACCACCCTGGACCCGTATCTGGAACGGATCAGAGATGTGATGGAGGACCGTGATCTCTCCGAACAGATGACGCGTGGTGTCACCAACGACGGCCTCTCCGAGGCCATCGACATCACCGAAGCGATTGATATGGGGGAGTTCTGAACCCCCAGCCCACCCTCTGTTATTCTCCTGAACATTTTTAACGCGCAAGATCGATCTCTTCTCCATGAGGTTGACTTGGTTTGGCCATGCGTGTTTTTCGCTCGTTGGATCGCGGACAGTTCTCATCGATCCCTTCGTCCCCGAGGGCACGCTCCCGGTGGAACCCGATATCGTTGCGGTGACGCACGCCCATGCGGACCATCTGGGCATGACCGTGCAGTTGAAGAAGAAGACGGTCGCCATCAACGAGGTAGCGAAATATCTGGCGTCGAAGGGTGTCCCGGCCGAACCGATGAACATCGGCGGCAGCATCACCGTCGACGGCGTCCGGTTTACGATGACGCCCGCCCTCCATTCATCGTGGGTGGAGGATGAGGGCATGGGCTTCTACGGCGGTGCTGCAGCGGGTTTCGTCGTAACGATGGACGGCATCAGCGTCTACCATGCCGGGGATACGGCGCTCTTCTCCGATATGCAGCTTATCCGTGATCTCTACCGGCCGGACGTGGCGCTCCTTCCCATCGGCGGGCGCTACACGATGGGCCCCGATGAGGCGATGGTCGCGGCGCGGTACATCGGAGCCAAGTTGGTGATCCCGATGCACTACGACACCTTCCCCGCCATCTCGCAGGATACCGCGAACTTCAAGCAGGCTATCGAGCGGACGACGGCGATCCGGGTCAAGGTTCTCTCGCCGGGCGAGAGTGTCGAGATCGGTCCTGAAGGATCTATGGAGTGACGGGTGCAGGGGTCCGGGGTGTTTCTATCCAAGACCGGCGCCTCCTGATCATCCCATCCTATGCCGTCCCCTGCAACTGCAAAGCCCCCTGGCTTCAAGGTCGGATCGCCTCGCG
It includes:
- a CDS encoding helix-turn-helix domain-containing protein, whose amino-acid sequence is MPEDTRKQQLLELFTTITNKKTIVEPMRKVHGTLRDRDAVEREIALIMREILDQGYFKTKLAPRQLAKLVVAYYDGKNDTEIARALGDEKLSKTVARARVRLKLFRELDFKMPFDRETMTDLLDSGKTMKEISEELDVSPSTLREYRHVIEQQRDTTLDPYLERIRDVMEDRDLSEQMTRGVTNDGLSEAIDITEAIDMGEF
- a CDS encoding metal-dependent hydrolase; amino-acid sequence: MRLTWFGHACFSLVGSRTVLIDPFVPEGTLPVEPDIVAVTHAHADHLGMTVQLKKKTVAINEVAKYLASKGVPAEPMNIGGSITVDGVRFTMTPALHSSWVEDEGMGFYGGAAAGFVVTMDGISVYHAGDTALFSDMQLIRDLYRPDVALLPIGGRYTMGPDEAMVAARYIGAKLVIPMHYDTFPAISQDTANFKQAIERTTAIRVKVLSPGESVEIGPEGSME
- the gyrA gene encoding DNA gyrase subunit A — its product is MTSDQVVPINIEEEMKSCYIDYAMSVIIGRAIPDVRDGLKPVHRRTLYAMRELGNTSDKPYKKSARIVGDVMGKYHPHGDSAIYDTLVKMAQPFSYRYTLVDGQGNFGSIDGDSAAAMRYTEARLTKISEELLADIDKETVDFVPNFDESLKEPDVLPAKVPNLLVNGSSGIAVGMATNMPPHNLREVCEATCRVIDDAGVSTEELMRIMPGPDFPTGGVIMGTEGIRDAYLTGRGKCVVRGIAEIEEEGRTPQIIITEIPFQVNKARLIEHIASLVRDKRVEGISDIRDESDRDGMRVVIDLKKGTAPQVVLNYLYKHTALESTFGIINLAIVDRQPHTLNLKELIHEFLKHRVEVVRRRSEFDLAKTEERMHILRGLLVALENIDAVVATIRASGTTEEAQKALVAKFALDDVQADAILKMQLRRLAALEQQKILDERDALAKESERLTAILASDASILAEIRKELVDISARYGDERRTQIGRAAEAIEMEDLIEDKPMLVSLTSSNYIKRIDLDTYRNQRRGGRGIIGMATKDDDGVENVFVANMHDCLLCFTDKGRVYWLKVYDLPEGQRTSKGKAVVNLLNLDGEERVTAVIPVREFSSDHFLFFATRGGTVAKMALEEFSRPRQTGINAINLRDGDELVDVKATDGDQELILTTKFGQSLRFHEEAVRPVRRNAMGVRGIRLRHGDTLQAISVVEKDHLLTITEQGFGKRTEFDEFRGHGRGTMGVRNIVVDVRGGGVVGSMAVSDDDEIIVMSASGIVIRTKVSEISIQKRGTRGVRIMKLDDGDRVIGFTILDSGDDEEEEE
- a CDS encoding secondary thiamine-phosphate synthase enzyme YjbQ, with protein sequence MFQTTIEVETHGEGEIVNLTPRVEQAVAESGVREGLANVFVSGSTAAVTTIEYEPGVLSDLRRALSVVAPADVPYEHDAAWGDGNGRSHVRAAIIGPSLTVPVIGGRLGCGTWQQVVLLELDVRPSRRRTVYVTIQG
- a CDS encoding Sjogren's syndrome/scleroderma autoantigen 1 family protein, giving the protein MTADKADEVMAEYLLKGGKMLAKSCKVCGYPLFEYKGETQCVICPLEASEESFPKPEAPEPVQTPQLPPEPATAQSPAPVITAAVPGPQGRVAAELERTILHLCERIRSEPRADECLTLMMAVEKGAEALVRLGQR
- a CDS encoding UPF0147 family protein gives rise to the protein MASPDETIRICIQMLQNISEDSTIPRNIRRVADETKTVLQDESRSIGLRAATAISMIDEISNDPNMPVHARTRIWELVSQLETVPLD
- the glyS gene encoding glycine--tRNA ligase → MAETSDIYEKVMEVARRRGFVWPSSEIYGSIAGFIDYGPLGAMMKRNIENLWRSFYVFQEGYYEIECPTVGNEAIFVASGHVKEFADKMVQCPHCGEYLRADHIATENGIENAGTLSSEALQAALYELPCPACKEPLGEAGVFAFNLMFETTIGPGSQRKGYLRPETAQGIFTDFPRLLRFYRDKLPFGAVQIGKSYRNEISPRQGMIRLREFSQAEAEIFVHPDEKKHPAFQRYADHEAPLLTIARQLENQEPAAMTMRAAVDKGLIANEYVAYYIALTHKLLTAIGVDPARLRFRQHLTEERAHYAADCWDAEVYSGRFGWVEVVGIADRTNYDLRSHAGHSGTSMTVFMPYDEPKRVMKRRIVADMGVLGPKFRGKAKAIADALAASEPGEDGARVTVDGEEIFIPADLYQVKEQEVEIRGEEVMPHVIEPSYGIDRMIYVALEHSYAEDEVDGEIRKVLRLPPAVAPVQVAVFPLMNRDGLDTIAQTITERLTQCRILAQYDDSGAIGRRYRRQDEVGTPFAVTIDYDTLEDNTATVRDRDSMEQVRVPIERLPEILSALITGTTTFRELKA
- a CDS encoding DEAD/DEAH box helicase; translation: MNYVSHPLIRQESIEERRYQLSITLRALDANTMVVLPTGLGKTAVALLVAASRLLSHPGRVLMLAPTKPLVEQHLRFFKQFLLSQDGSEPEESYFAMFTGDTPPDERAAAWEACRICFATPQVIKNDCLAGRYSLADVVLLVVDECHRAVGNYAYVFLAQHYCTTANKPLLLAMTASPGGDQAKVQEVCENLHIEAVETRVETDEDVRPYIHERDIQYIDIYLPEELQAALVALRGLVESRLTKLAKLNFRVPKPDKLTIKALNGLNAQIQQRIRSRDPSAFIAASLHAECMKLRHAISLTETQGSEALKLYLARLGAEGASSAGSKASKRLVSDPVYRNLVEESGRWKEELHPKVSIVCELVRTQLAEHPDSRIIVFATYRDTVQTLVDAISATGIACERFVGQASRDAERGLTQKEQIEILTRFREGEFKCLIATSVGEEGLDVPSTDMVIFYEAVPSEIRSIQRKGRTGRSGSGTIVVLVTKGTSDEAFRYVSQTRERAMVMGIKKMSAAPDPAPAPSIPAATKQMNFEEFASQGPAITVDDRETSSRVAVRLHELGAAITIERLEFGDYAIGDRILVERKTSQDFMDTLVERDLFGQIKAMAEVVPRPILIIEGEDLYTVRNIHPNAVRGTLAAITVDMGVTLLFTRDADDTAEMLYVLAQREGSERGERKVHPKKSYRSAREEQEYALAAFPNIGLRSARLLLEHFGSLKAIIDADPEELASVRGIGEKTAQGIWDLARRPYR